In the Paenibacillus sp. FSL H7-0357 genome, one interval contains:
- a CDS encoding S-layer homology domain-containing protein → MKKTWRGFMTVLLGVSMLFGALGSVSAASVPKDIKGHWAQSQLQNWLDKGYLGGYPDGTVKPNKVITRGEYVAFVNRLFGFTDTAAISFKDLQKSNWAYNEVAKAVKAGYIAGFSDKTFRPLSPLTRQEAAAITARLLSLNTGSTTLAFKDSAQISVWARGSVAAVANKKIINGYTDGTFGPKKSLTRAEAVTIIGNSVANRPDGSGGTVTPTPTPTTAPTATPAPSATPAPTPIPTSGTGGGSGGGGGNGGGITVPSVSGVTYGHVGVVTADVYLTPSVTGDVYYVVAPYSSTVSAPSALQIRDGLTSAGTAGVYSGKTAATGNTTVSFSVYGLQAGTEYAAYVTLADSYGNWSEVSTLRLTTAASSATSITAVKPGEIGTVTADVYVTYGQAGGTAAPVRYVVLPANAADPNAAQIAQGKDSAGTALSAPWTGLISPAPAPGVRQTLGLTGLTANTSYKVYLITGSENTWSPVEILRIHTK, encoded by the coding sequence ATGAAGAAAACATGGCGTGGATTTATGACCGTACTACTTGGAGTTAGCATGTTGTTCGGGGCTCTGGGCAGTGTTTCTGCCGCTTCTGTGCCAAAGGATATTAAGGGACACTGGGCACAAAGCCAACTGCAGAACTGGCTGGACAAAGGATATTTGGGTGGATACCCTGATGGTACGGTTAAGCCCAATAAGGTGATTACCCGGGGCGAATACGTTGCTTTTGTAAACCGCCTCTTTGGATTCACGGATACGGCGGCTATCAGCTTCAAGGATCTTCAAAAATCCAACTGGGCTTACAATGAAGTAGCGAAAGCTGTAAAAGCCGGATATATCGCCGGTTTTAGCGACAAAACCTTTCGCCCTTTAAGCCCGCTGACAAGACAGGAAGCAGCGGCAATTACTGCCAGATTACTTAGTCTGAACACAGGCAGCACTACACTTGCATTCAAGGATAGTGCCCAGATTTCTGTGTGGGCACGGGGATCCGTTGCTGCGGTAGCCAATAAGAAAATTATCAACGGGTATACAGACGGAACCTTCGGCCCTAAGAAATCGCTGACAAGAGCCGAAGCGGTTACCATCATCGGAAATTCGGTAGCTAACCGGCCGGATGGCTCTGGTGGTACTGTAACACCTACACCTACGCCAACAACCGCGCCAACCGCGACACCTGCACCTTCGGCAACACCTGCACCAACGCCAATTCCAACTAGCGGTACAGGCGGAGGCAGCGGTGGTGGAGGAGGCAATGGCGGTGGCATCACTGTTCCATCTGTAAGTGGTGTAACCTACGGCCATGTTGGTGTTGTTACAGCAGATGTGTATCTTACACCTTCAGTGACTGGCGATGTCTATTATGTTGTGGCACCTTACAGCAGTACTGTATCGGCACCGAGCGCTTTGCAGATTAGAGACGGCCTGACCAGTGCCGGAACAGCTGGTGTCTATAGCGGGAAGACTGCAGCAACAGGCAATACAACTGTATCCTTCTCTGTCTATGGCTTGCAGGCGGGTACTGAGTATGCAGCCTATGTAACGCTTGCTGATTCTTACGGAAACTGGTCTGAAGTATCGACACTGCGTTTAACCACTGCTGCAAGCAGTGCAACGTCTATTACTGCTGTTAAACCAGGGGAGATAGGTACGGTTACAGCAGATGTGTATGTCACCTACGGGCAAGCAGGTGGGACTGCTGCACCGGTAAGATATGTGGTGTTGCCGGCTAATGCAGCTGATCCGAATGCAGCTCAAATTGCCCAGGGAAAAGATAGTGCAGGAACAGCGCTGTCAGCTCCTTGGACGGGTTTAATCAGCCCTGCCCCTGCTCCTGGAGTAAGACAGACGCTGGGCTTAACCGGCCTGACTGCGAATACCAGCTACAAGGTATATCTCATTACCGGCAGTGAAAACACATGGTCACCGGTGGAGATCCTGCGTATTCATACTAAGTAG